One Aneurinibacillus migulanus genomic region harbors:
- a CDS encoding valine--tRNA ligase — protein sequence MSNQPNQSEMPTKYEPKQAEAKWYPFWRDNGYFKAERNPDKTPFTIVIPPPNVTGNLHIGHALNNTLQDIMIRFKRMQGYDALWLPGMDHAGIATQARVEGTLREEGISRHDLGREKFVEKVWEWKEHYANIIREQWTKMGLSIDYSRERFTLDEGLSDAVREVFVRLYEKGLIYRGKYIINWDPATRTALSDIEVEYKDVQGALYHLRYPLKDGTGYIEVATTRPETMLGDTAVAVHPEDERYQHLIGKTVILPIVGREIPIVADDYVDREFGSGAVKITPAHDPNDFELGQRHSLPQVLVMDESGRMNENANIYQGQDRFECRKNIVHDLQEQGVLFKIEEHMHSVGHSERSGAVVEPYLSTQWFVKMGPLAERAIEAQKSKEGVQFVPDRFEKIYLHWIENVRDWCISRQLWWGHRIPAWYCEDCGEMTVSREDIHQCPKCSSQNLTQDTDVLDTWFSSALWPFSTLGWPDETEDMKHFYPTDVLVTGYDIIYFWVARMIFTALEFTDQKPFEHVLITGLVRDAEGRKMSKSLGNGVDPMEVIEQYGADAMRYMLATGCTPGNDQRFRWERVESARNFANKIWNASRFALMNMEGFRYEEIDINREKLGIADKWILHRLNETVKDTTRLLDSFEYGEVGRVLYNFVWDELCDWYIEVAKLPLYGDDEGAKKTTRSVLAYVLDRTMRLLHPFMPFITEEIWQHLPHEGDSLIVASWPEVKPELEDEPSVKQMELLMSVIRSVRNIRAEVNVPMSKKIELLIKANDEEMLSYLESGKAYIERFCNPEVLSIGTGIAAPEKAMSAVVSGAELYLPLAGLIDIEQEIARLEKELAALNGEVERVQKKLSNKGFVEKAPAQVIEQERAKEADYLEKQAKVKARIEELKG from the coding sequence ATGTCCAATCAGCCAAACCAATCAGAAATGCCAACAAAATACGAACCGAAACAGGCGGAAGCCAAATGGTACCCATTCTGGCGCGACAACGGTTACTTCAAAGCCGAGCGGAACCCGGATAAAACGCCGTTTACTATTGTAATTCCGCCGCCGAACGTAACAGGAAACCTGCACATTGGCCATGCGCTGAACAATACGCTGCAGGATATTATGATTCGTTTTAAGAGAATGCAAGGCTATGATGCGCTCTGGCTCCCGGGTATGGATCATGCGGGTATCGCCACGCAGGCGCGCGTAGAAGGGACACTGCGTGAAGAAGGTATCTCACGCCATGACCTAGGTCGTGAGAAGTTCGTGGAGAAAGTATGGGAATGGAAAGAACACTATGCGAATATCATCCGCGAACAGTGGACGAAGATGGGTTTATCGATCGACTATAGCCGTGAACGCTTCACACTTGATGAAGGGCTCTCTGATGCAGTACGGGAAGTATTTGTTCGCCTATATGAGAAAGGACTTATCTATCGCGGAAAATATATTATCAACTGGGACCCGGCTACCCGTACAGCCCTCTCGGATATCGAAGTAGAGTACAAGGATGTACAAGGTGCGTTGTATCATCTGCGCTATCCGTTGAAAGATGGCACAGGCTATATTGAAGTAGCGACTACGCGACCGGAGACGATGCTTGGTGATACGGCTGTAGCAGTACATCCAGAAGATGAACGTTATCAACACTTAATTGGAAAGACAGTTATCCTTCCAATTGTCGGCCGCGAGATTCCAATCGTTGCTGATGATTATGTTGATCGTGAATTCGGAAGTGGTGCAGTGAAGATTACACCAGCACACGATCCGAATGACTTCGAACTTGGTCAGCGCCACAGCCTGCCGCAAGTGCTTGTTATGGATGAATCTGGAAGAATGAATGAGAACGCAAATATTTATCAGGGGCAGGACCGCTTCGAATGCCGCAAAAATATCGTACATGACCTACAGGAGCAGGGAGTCCTTTTCAAAATTGAAGAACATATGCATTCCGTAGGCCACAGTGAACGCAGCGGTGCGGTTGTGGAGCCTTATTTATCTACGCAATGGTTCGTTAAAATGGGGCCATTGGCCGAGCGTGCAATCGAAGCACAAAAATCAAAAGAAGGCGTCCAGTTTGTTCCGGATCGATTCGAGAAAATCTATCTGCACTGGATTGAAAATGTACGTGACTGGTGTATCTCCCGTCAGCTGTGGTGGGGACATCGTATTCCGGCCTGGTACTGCGAAGATTGCGGTGAGATGACTGTATCCCGTGAAGATATTCATCAATGCCCGAAATGCTCCAGCCAAAATCTAACACAAGATACGGACGTGCTAGATACATGGTTCAGCTCCGCTCTTTGGCCGTTCTCTACACTCGGCTGGCCGGATGAGACGGAAGATATGAAGCATTTCTATCCGACCGATGTGCTTGTAACCGGGTATGATATTATCTATTTCTGGGTGGCACGCATGATCTTCACGGCGCTCGAATTTACCGATCAAAAGCCGTTTGAGCACGTATTAATTACAGGTCTAGTGCGTGATGCTGAAGGCCGCAAAATGTCCAAATCGCTCGGCAACGGTGTCGATCCGATGGAAGTAATCGAACAATACGGTGCTGATGCTATGCGCTATATGCTAGCGACAGGCTGCACCCCTGGAAATGACCAGCGTTTCCGCTGGGAGCGTGTCGAAAGCGCACGTAACTTTGCGAACAAAATTTGGAATGCTTCCCGTTTTGCACTAATGAACATGGAAGGCTTCCGCTATGAAGAAATCGATATTAACCGCGAGAAACTTGGTATTGCTGACAAATGGATTTTGCATCGCCTGAATGAAACGGTGAAAGATACGACTCGTCTACTCGATAGCTTCGAATACGGAGAAGTTGGTCGTGTACTTTATAACTTCGTATGGGATGAGTTGTGCGACTGGTATATCGAGGTAGCGAAGCTGCCGTTATACGGCGATGACGAGGGAGCCAAGAAGACAACGCGTTCAGTACTTGCATATGTGCTCGACCGGACAATGCGCCTGCTGCATCCGTTTATGCCGTTCATTACGGAAGAAATTTGGCAACATCTGCCGCATGAAGGTGACAGCCTAATCGTTGCCTCCTGGCCGGAAGTAAAACCGGAATTAGAAGATGAGCCTTCCGTGAAACAAATGGAGCTATTAATGAGCGTAATCCGCAGCGTACGTAACATTCGAGCAGAAGTGAACGTACCAATGAGCAAGAAAATCGAATTGCTCATCAAAGCAAATGATGAAGAGATGCTGTCGTATCTTGAGAGCGGAAAGGCGTATATTGAACGCTTCTGTAATCCGGAAGTGTTAAGTATCGGCACGGGTATTGCGGCGCCAGAAAAGGCAATGTCAGCGGTTGTCAGCGGTGCAGAACTATATCTGCCA